The window CAAATCACTAAAATaggtaaatatttatatttatataaagtTTACTATACAGACTATATTACCTTCGCACACTACCTCAGTTCCTATGTCGCCTTTCAAGCATtcacaaagaaaattttcaccGATGTCAACACACCTCGCTAACTGTGGATCGCAATTGGCACATCGGTCTATATTAACAGTCGGAGATATTTCATGACCTATTTCTGAATTCAGTTTATAACACTGCTCTGAAACCTTTGCTAAATTAGCGATGCTAAAAagataataaacaaattacttGTGCATTGACTCCCGTCTCCAGTGAAACCAATGGtgcaaaaacaaatgaaacttCCTGGCAAATTTACGCAATATGCATTGGGATCACAAACGTCGCTTTCTTGGAGGCATTCATCAACATCTGTACGTATGTTACGTGTTTTGTGCTCGTTTGACGTGTCTTGTGTTTCTGCCTTCCCCCGGAGGCGCTGATGTTTGTAATTGCGCCTTGCTAGTTGGCGAACGTGTCACTCTACCGTTGCCTGAGCTGTGAGCAAACGTGcctgtttttagtttttaccctttattttatcaaatacaaTGCTATAGTTTAACTGCAGGTCTATTCGAACCAGCATAAGAAAAGGCCGGTAACACGTATAACAACTGTTGTATAATTTGAAAAAACGTAACGCAAAACGTATTAATTTTGTAAACGTTTTGAATTATTTATATAACTTTACACAACACAGTACAACTTTATATAActacaataatatttttttgttgaaaacttgGGGTATAGTGTTTTTACCTTTACAATTCACCCCATTTCCTGTATAGCCACTCAAACATTCACAGAGAAAACTTCCATTGATGTCAATACAAATCGCCATTTGTCTTTTCGCAGTTGTCATTTGCAGTTGCGCATTCGTCAATGTCTGTGTTAGGTGAACAAGAATTTATGTTTGATAATAAAGTATGCAGTGATAGCATTTTATGTGAAATAACAGAAATCAAGTTTGTTTCCTGGTAAGCAGACTATTTTATTACAGCCATCGCCACAACAGTAAGCTTGTCAGTAGGAAGTAAAATAACGCTTCAGATTACTTGAACACTGGGTCAGATCCCCAGTGTATCCTTCAGTACAAACGCATTCGAAACTTCCTGGAATATTGATGCATAATGTGTTGTTACTGCTACAGTTATTGCCTCCGGGATTCATCAATATCTAAAAGAGTTTAAGATCGGGAATCAAAACCTTGCTTGTTATGCTTGTATATCACATACCTATAGAACTAAGCAcacaaaaacgtttaaaaaattaagagGTGATTTTTGCATCCAATTGCAGCAATCTATATAAATTCAGCGATAAATTGAACATCGAACGCCATCACTCATACCTTTGCACTCTACTCCATCTCCAGTGTATCCACTCAAGCACTCACAAAGAAAGTAACCCTCAATATCAATACATTGTGCCCTTTCCGGATCACAGTTGTTGAATCAATCGGAACATTCGTTGATATCTGAACCAATTAAATAGTGCGTTTagattttaaactttgtgTAAGTTGCTTCTTTGCTTGtcttgacaaaaaattgcGAAAGGATCTTTTTTCATACCACTATACGGTTAAACATGGtgtaaaaaattcaattttacttGAGCAAATCCTGCCATTCCCAGTGAAACCGgatttacaaaaacatgtaAATGAGCCATATGTGTTTGCGCACACGGCACTTGCTTCACAATCGTGCAATCCACTCGAACATTCGTTCACATCTAGAAAAGTTATCCTGTGTGTATACCGCCAccactcaaaatatttatatcaaaatttaaTCACGCAAGATAATAATTTTACTAACCAACACACTTCATTCCAATTTCAATGAAACCAGACTTGCATGAACATTCAAATGAACCCATTATGTTGACGCACGCAGCGTTGCGGTCGCAATCGTACAATTCGTTTGCGCACTCATCCACATCTGCAAGTAGCGTTATCACAGAAGTTGTTACTTGTGCATCACACACGATATGATGAATTTCAGAatgaatttttcattttgaaaagcTTCAACTTTTTACTTTCTTCACAACATCTGCCGGACCAACCTTCATTACAAGAGCACTGGCTGGACATCAGAATATCGTCATTGTAACATTCCCGATTGCATGGACGATTCTGGATAAGATCGGTAGGACAGCTTGTACCAACACACTTTGAAGTTTGAAGGATTTCTCGAGTCCTCGTGGAAATGCCATCCGGACCACATTGTGCTGAGCAGTTTGTCCACGGAGACCACGGTGACATTCTACAATCAACTTTTAAAACATGGATGATTTCCAGTTTTTACAGCATATTCTCATGAAGAGAATAAGGTTGCTTAACACGTTAAGCATGCTTGTCGTTTACAGCTACATATGAATACTGTAATAACTTGCACtttctgaaaacaaataaGGACTAGTAACCTGGACAACATTGATGGTTACACGACTGCTGTTCAATGGC of the Clavelina lepadiformis chromosome 7, kaClaLepa1.1, whole genome shotgun sequence genome contains:
- the LOC143466199 gene encoding uncharacterized protein LOC143466199, with the protein product MSPWSPWTNCSAQCGPDGISTRTREILQTSKCVGTSCPTDLIQNRPCNRECYNDDILMSSQCSCNEDVDECANELYDCDRNAACVNIMGSFECSCKSGFIEIGMKCVGSFECVCTEGYTGDLTQCSNIDECATANDNCEKTNGDLHVRQLARRNYKHQRLRGKAETQDTSNEHKTRNIRTDVDECLQESDVCDPNAYCVNLPGSFICFCTIGFTGDGSQCTNRCANCDPQLARCVDIGENFLCECLKGDIGTEVVCEDIDECQENEHNCDLNALCVNVAGSFFCSCLEGYTGNGTHCSDIDKCSSGVHNCDLEKAICSDTDGSYVCECFPGYVGDGTACRALNLYSTPFIDCHVNASCFRRC